In a single window of the Drosophila albomicans strain 15112-1751.03 chromosome 3, ASM965048v2, whole genome shotgun sequence genome:
- the LOC117572799 gene encoding SH3 and multiple ankyrin repeat domains protein 1 isoform X1: MDNTSGPGAFDDEPPPEPRDGWLLVRIHVPELNVYKCLQFPSERLVWDVKQQVLASLPKVAFWFKELKESFNYGLFAPPSNGKAGKFLDEERRLGDYPFNGPVGYLELKYKRRVYKMLTLDERQLKALHTRANLRRFLECINGGHVEKIAKMCAKGLDPNFHCSESGETPLSVATGAKKPNKLLIALVNGGALLDYRTKDGTTALHRAVEHDSLEAVSTLLELGASPNYRDGRGITPLYISITRKCEAKITESLLHDHATLGIQDTQGWNEVHQACRHGLVQHLEHLLFYGADMDGRNASGNSPLHVCAVNNQEACARMLLFRGAQRGAQNFANQTPYQVAVIAGNLELAEIIENYKSEDIVPFRGPPRYNPKRRSGIGWLSANGAAGAALLAAAAGGLGGAVAGPGHGSSQMGSGANGMNGGSLMGTLSRQQLQQLNPHSHPHHQHAQHLHHQHQQPHLQLHGPPSPCPSEHMMGAYSSASSSLSEGSSGHRSHEDDISIVTDKSLGDTSDIISDSSGVGTNSDSAACSIGHPSTTVVCMEPYAGNTVGHIRLQPGDVIEVVGSTDCGLLEGYVRGTNQSGFFPADCVQEVNLRQKHITNVMTASTGMAPQQAPLQPQQQQSSYQGSPQLSLGGHSGSSSTLLQQPHQSPSLSMASNGSSQQQQQQPQQQQPEGNGIGVGNNSIGQYSSATAPRIKKGAYNAPRSVVLHRAKRGFGFILRGAKASSQLMQLRPSERFPALQYLDDVDPGGVADMAGLRPGDFLLTINGEDVSAASHEQVVEMIRSAGALVNMTVVSPQFPLQMQATAQYLPSGARAGSQHLSSGPSTPQSAHRQCATLPRKMSMGPGSHAAGGSNAPGAGGSVRMAPMPPRRDPKTTLSVGRARAKSMVAGLENGGEKEQDEVPHTKSNSVESIATPTPTHPGTPVQLRTASIKARPTSSRITAAELEELFQRQQGEGSANSNASRYATMMTSSRFQSGTDSGAATPPAANGSPMRTGPTVYGSVAEMKRKTARTKHGSGTLRGKPVATPTVGGVAGSGSGRDLKRFHSTPDLHGPQLHGSASSIWQAAGKGHHSQDDVATLHASLQRLNTTGDKDKANAGAAVLPPPNHPPPPPPVGQVVKVETRSSVSEYESTISLQQKLKKRAENDAVTSAAIDGVQSSFNPSANAKIYASPQELRNVMAWKLRQAQEKPPQENSASSQQQQQQLQQQQQMQMQQQQQQAQQQHVSQYAAPTQLRPQVSVAPLASHYAAPQVQQQQQPPPAPAAAAVAPSTQSPPAPPPPAPQPPPAPAQQQQQQANGNPTANAGPAPPIPEPDYSCSESDGEDENSILVARNTKLNEKIALFDVPETSGNSQASGSSSASGSGSGASISHSLSVEEIQRIRSNLKTSKSSPNGFLKKEDEQQQQQQSQQLLQPQQAAHGEDECDNSSSGVSSDQELVTTVGGNMSKPTDTIKKKPSVTIVEEPKTIPDTPVKPMSKTTISIGPATGNMKISSSNSPNSNSNVSTNVAHVAAAYEAATKATSGNLNKNASSNHNNNSNSNSNVNTTTTLTVKQLVQQQHAPVIQQQQQQLSSKPSATIVANNKLPATAVAVAVANASIQENVKPNQAVLTPQVLGRIPNVHHHQQQQQQQLLQQQQQQLHHQSNPNIKLIATQQQILQQQQQQLAHQQHLQQILKAKAAAAGGASTAALVAKQQQQLHKGHDSEMEQRSDLEDDDGELSPSPPAKAFQRHNSLTRKQAAAIAMQRGATRSSAVSLVQLPPPLEADSDGEPPQHPQQQQQQLATHIVGMLPSGQLVAVPSAAVAAAAAVPQPGNNNLQLCTENLVLAPPPQFCDCNDAKHAPQYHPQQQQQQQQQLLQQQQVQQQQQQQQQHMLLQQQQRHRQQLQLLQQQQQQQQQQQQQQHQRLSGGAGAGAVGTLGRVRIVGAMPKANHHRLH; encoded by the exons GTTGCTTTTTGGTTTAAG GAGCTAAAGGAGAGCTTCAACTATGGCCTCTTTGCGCCCCCCTCAAATGGCAAGGCTGGCAAATTCCTGGACGAAGAGCGACGACTGGGCGACTATCCTTTCAATGGACCCGTTGGATATCTGGAG CTCAAGTATAAGCGACGTGTCTACAAGATGCTCACTCTGGATGAGCGCCAGCTAAAAGCTTTGCACACACGCGCCAATTTGCGTCGCTTCCTGGAATGCATCAATGGTGGGCACGTGGAGAAGATAGCCAAAATGTGTGCTAAGGGCTTGGATCCGAATTTCCATTGCTCGGAGAGCGGCGAGACGCCATTGTCGGTGGCCACGGGCGCCAAGAAGCCCAACAAGCTGCTCATTGCTCTGGTCAATGGCGGTGCTCTGTTGGATTATCGCACCAAGGATGGAACCACGGCGTTGCATCGAGCCGTCGAACACGATTCCCTCGAGGCGGTCAG CACACTGCTTGAGCTGGGCGCCTCGCCTAATTATCGAGATGGGCGTGGCATAACGCCTCTGTATATATCGATAACACGCAAGTGCGAGGCAAAGATCACAGAGAGTCTATTGCACGATCATGCCACGCTGGGCATACAGGACACCCAAGGCTGGAACGAAGTGCATCAG GCCTGTCGGCATGGCCTGGTGCAGCACTTGGAGCACTTGTTGTTCTACGGTGCTGACATGGATGGACGCAATGCGTCCGGTAACAGCCCTTTGCATGTTTGCGCTGTTAACAACCAAGAGGCTTGTGCTAGAATGCTTCTCTTTCGCGGCGCACAACGCGGTGCCCAGAACTTTGCCAACCAAACTCCCTATCAg GTCGCTGTCATCGCCGGTAACTTGGAACTCGCTGAAATCATTGAGAACTACAAATCCGAGGATATCG TACCCTTCCGGGGACCTCCGCGCTACAATCCGAAGCGCCGCTCGGGCATCGGTTGGCTGAGCGCCAATGGGGCAGCTGGGGCTGCGCTgcttgctgccgctgccggtGGTCTTGGCGGTGCAGTTGCGGGGCCAGGGCACGGATCAAGCCAAATGGGATCAGGTGCAAATGGTATGAACGGTGGCAGCCTGATGGGCACACTATCACgccagcagttgcagcaactgaACCCGCATTCGCATCCGCACCATCAGCATGCCCAGCATCTGCACCACCAGCACCAGCAGCCGCATCTGCAGCTGCATGGCCCGCCCTCGCCATGTCCCTCGGAGCACATGATGGGCGCCTACAGCTCAGCCAGTTCAAGTCTTTCCGAAGGCTCCTCCGGACATCGTTCGCACGAGGATGACATCAGCATTGTGACAG ATAAATCGCTGGGCGACACCAGCGACATCATTAGCGACTCCTCCGGCGTGGGCACGAACTCCGATTCGGCCGCCTGTTCTATTGGCCATCCCAGCACCACGGTGGTCTGCATGGAGCCGTATGCTGGCAACACAGTTGGCCACATACGCCTGCAACCGGGCGACGTCATCGAGGTGGTGGGGAGCACCGACTGCGGACTGCTCGAGGGCTATGTGAGGGGCACCAATCAATCCGGTTTCTTTCCGGCCGACTGTGTGCAGGAGGTGAATCTGCGCCAGAAGCACATCACCAACGTGATGACCGCCAGCACGGGAATGGCGCCACAGCAGGCACCgctgcagccacagcagcagcaatcctCCTACCAAGGGTCACCGCAGCTGAGTCTCGGCGGCCACTCGGGCAGCTCCAGCACACTGTTGCAGCAGCCCCATCAATCGCCGTCGCTCTCGATGGCCAGCAACGGTtccagccagcagcaacagcagcaaccgcagcagcagcaaccagagGGCAATGGCATTGGAGTCGGCAACAACTCCATTGGACAGTACAGCAGCGCCACAGCGCCGCGCATAAAGAAGGG CGCATACAATGCGCCACGCTCGGTGGTGTTGCATCGCGCCAAGCGCGGATTTGGTTTTATATTGCGTGGCGCCAAGGCCAGCTCGCAGCTGATGCAGCTGCGTCCATCAGAGCGCTTTCCGGCACTGCAATACTTGGACGATGTGGATCCCGGTGGCGTCGCTGACATGGCCGGACTGCGTCCGGGTGACTTTCTGCTCACCATCAACGGCGAGGACGTAAGTGCCGCTTCCCATGAGCAGGTGGTGGAGATGATACGCTCCGCTGGCGCGCTGGTCAACATGACGGTGGTCTCGCCTCAGTTCCCGCTGCAGATGCAGGCCACCGCCCAGTATCTGCCCAGTGGCGCTCGTGCCGGTAGCCAGCATCTGTCCAGTGGTCCCAGCACGCCGCAGAGTGCACATCGCCAGTGCGCCACGTTGCCGCGCAAGATGTCCATGGGACCGGGCAGCCATGCGGCTGGCGGCAGCAATGCCCCGGGCGCTGGAGGAAGTGTGCGCATGGCGCCGATGCCGCCGCGACGTGATCCCAAGACCACGCTGAGTGTGGGACGTGCCAGGGCCAAGTCAATGGTCGCTGGCCTCGAGAATGGGGGCGAGAAGGAGCAGGACGAAGTGCCGCACACCAAATCGAATTCGGTTGAGTCCATTGCCACACCCACGCCCACGCATCCGGGCACGCCCGTGCAGCTGCGCACGGCCAGCATCAAGGCGAGGCCGACATCGAGTCGCATCACGGCCGCCGAGCTGGAGGAACTATTCCAGCGTCAGCAGGGCGAAGGCAGCGCCAACTCGAATGCCAGTCGCTATGCTACCATGATGACCAGCTCGCGCTTCCAGTCGGGTACCGACAGCGGCGCAGCCACGCCCCCCGCGGCCAATGGTTCGCCCATGCGAACTGGACCGACCGTCTATGGCAGCGTGGCTGAGATGAAGCGCAAGACGGCGCGCACCAAACACGGCAGCGGCACGCTGCGTGGCAAGCCAGTGGCCACGCCCACCGTGGGCGGCGTAGCGGGCAGTGGCAGCGGACGCGACCTCAAGCGTTTCCATTCGACGCCCGACTTGCATGGTCCACAGCTGCACGGTTCAGCGTCATCTATctggcaggcagcaggcaaggGGCATCACTCGCAGGACGATGTGGCCACGTTGCATGCCTCGCTGCAGCGCCTGAATACCACAGGCGACAAGGACAAGGCTAATGCTGGAGCAGCTGTGTTGCCGCCACCAAATCatccaccgccgccgccgccagtTGGCCAGGTGGTCAAGGTGGAGACACGCAGCAGTGTCTCGGAGTACGAGAGCACAATTTCCTTGCAGCAGAAGTTGAAGAAGCGGGCAGAGAACGATGCTGTCACCTCGGCTGCTATTGACGGGGTGCAGAGCAGCTTCAATCCATCGGCTAATGCCAAGATCTATGCGTCGCCGCAGGAACTGCGTAACGTGATGGCCTGGAAGCTAAGGCAGGCGCAGGAGAAGCCACCGCAGGAGAACTCAGCTAgctcgcagcagcaacaacaacaattgcagcagcaacaacaaatgcaaatgcagcaacagcaacagcaagcgcagcaacaacatgttAGTCAATATGCAGCGCCCACACAGCTGCGACCTCAAGTTAGTGTCGCCCCTCTGGCGTCACACTATGCAGCGCCACaggtgcagcaacagcagcaaccaccaccagcaccagctgcagcagcagttgcgcCAAGCACGCAATCGCCACCAGCTCCGCCACCGCCGGCGCCGCAACCGCCGCCAGCaccagcacaacaacaacagcaacaggccaATGGCAATCCAACAGCAAATGCAGGTCCAGCGCCACCAATTCCCGAGCCAGATTATAGCTGCAGTGAATCGGATGGCGAGGATGAGAACTCAATTCTGGTGGCTCGCAACACAAAGCTCAACGAAAAGATAGCGCTCTTCGATGTGCCCGAGACAAGTGGCAACAGCCAAGCCAG TGGCAGCAGCTCTGCCTCTGGATCGGGATCAGGCGCCTCGATATCCCATTCACTGTCAGTGGAGGAAATTCAACGCATACGCAGCAATCTCAAGACCTCCAAGTCCTCACCGAATGGTTTTCTCAAAAAGGAAgacgagcagcaacagcaacagcagtcgcagcaactgctgcagccaCAGCAGGCAGCACATGGCGAGGACGAGtgcgacaacagcagctctGGCGTAAGCAGCGATCAGGAGTTGGTGACAACAGTTGGTGGCAACATGAGCAAACCCACGGATACCATCAAGAAGAAGCCAAGCGTGACCATTGTTGAGGAGCCCAAGACCATTCCCGATACGCCAGTGAAGCCAATGTCGAAGACAACCATCAGCATTGGCCCCGCCACTGGCAACATgaaaatcagcagcagcaacagccccaatagcaatagcaatgtCAGCACAAATGTGGCGCATGTTGCAGCTGCCTATGAGGCAGCCACAAAGGCAACCAGCGGCAATCTCAACAAAAATGccagcagcaatcacaacaacaacagtaacagcaacagcaacgttaACACAACAACCACGCTGACAGTTAAGCAATtggtgcagcagcaacatgctcCAGTcatacaacagcaacagcagcagctgagcagCAAGCCGTCAGCGACAATTGTTGCAAACAACAagctgccagcaacagcagtagcagtagcTGTAGCAAATGCGAGTATTCAGGAGAATGTCAAGCCTAATCAGGCAGTGCTTACTCCACAAGTGCTGGGACGCATACCGAAcgtgcatcatcatcagcaacaacagcagcagcaacttctgcagcagcagcaacagcagctgcatcaTCAATCGAATCCTAACATCAAGCTGATTGCCACCCAACAGCAGatactgcaacagcagcagcaacaactggcaCACCAGCAACACTTGCAGCAAATCCtaaaagccaaagcagccGCCGCCGGTGGCGCCAGTACTGCCGCCTTGGTAGctaagcagcaacagcagctgcacaaGGGACATGACTCCGAAATGGAGCAGCGTTCGGATCTGGAGGACGACGATGGAGAGCTGAGTCCCTCACCGCCCGCCAAGGCGTTCCAGCGCCACAATTCGCTGACGCGCAAACAGGCGGCAGCCATTGCTATGCAACGCGGTGCCACACGCAGCTCGGCTGTGTCCTTGGTGCAATTGCCGCCGCCATTGGAGGCGGACAGCGATGGTGAGCCGCCACAGcatccacagcagcagcagcagcagttggccACGCATATTGTGGGCATGCTGCCCAGCGGCCAGTTGGTGGCAGTGccatctgctgctgttgctgccgccgctgctgtgCCTCAGccgggcaacaacaatttgcagctGTGCACCGAAAACTTGGTGCTGGCACCGCCGCCGCAATTTTGTGATTGCAACGATGCCAAGCATGCGCCTCAGTATcatccacagcagcaacagcagcagcagcaacaactgttgcagcagcagcaagtgcagcaacaacagcagcagcagcagcaacatatgctactgcagcagcagcagcgtcaccggcagcaactgcaattgctgcaacagcaacaacagcagcaacagcagcaacaacaacagcagcatcagcggcTGTCTGGTGGCGCTGGCGCTGGCGCAGTAGGCACCTTGGGCCGTGTGCGCATTGTAGGCGCCATGCCCAAGGCCAATCATCACAGGTTGCACTAa
- the LOC117572799 gene encoding uncharacterized protein LOC117572799 isoform X7 → MDNTSGPGAFDDEPPPEPRDGWLLVRIHVPELNVYKCLQFPSERLVWDVKQQVLASLPKVAFWFKELKESFNYGLFAPPSNGKAGKFLDEERRLGDYPFNGPVGYLELKYKRRVYKMLTLDERQLKALHTRANLRRFLECINGGHVEKIAKMCAKGLDPNFHCSESGETPLSVATGAKKPNKLLIALVNGGALLDYRTKDGTTALHRAVEHDSLEAVSTLLELGASPNYRDGRGITPLYISITRKCEAKITESLLHDHATLGIQDTQGWNEVHQVAVIAGNLELAEIIENYKSEDIDKSLGDTSDIISDSSGVGTNSDSAACSIGHPSTTVVCMEPYAGNTVGHIRLQPGDVIEVVGSTDCGLLEGYVRGTNQSGFFPADCVQEVNLRQKHITNVMTASTGMAPQQAPLQPQQQQSSYQGSPQLSLGGHSGSSSTLLQQPHQSPSLSMASNGSSQQQQQQPQQQQPEGNGIGVGNNSIGQYSSATAPRIKKGAYNAPRSVVLHRAKRGFGFILRGAKASSQLMQLRPSERFPALQYLDDVDPGGVADMAGLRPGDFLLTINGEDVSAASHEQVVEMIRSAGALVNMTVVSPQFPLQMQATAQYLPSGARAGSQHLSSGPSTPQSAHRQCATLPRKMSMGPGSHAAGGSNAPGAGGSVRMAPMPPRRDPKTTLSVGRARAKSMVAGLENGGEKEQDEVPHTKSNSVESIATPTPTHPGTPVQLRTASIKARPTSSRITAAELEELFQRQQGEGSANSNASRYATMMTSSRFQSGTDSGAATPPAANGSPMRTGPTVYGSVAEMKRKTARTKHGSGTLRGKPVATPTVGGVAGSGSGRDLKRFHSTPDLHGPQLHGSASSIWQAAGKGHHSQDDVATLHASLQRLNTTGDKDKANAGAAVLPPPNHPPPPPPVGQVVKVETRSSVSEYESTISLQQKLKKRAENDAVTSAAIDGVQSSFNPSANAKIYASPQELRNVMAWKLRQAQEKPPQENSASSQQQQQQLQQQQQMQMQQQQQQAQQQHVSQYAAPTQLRPQVSVAPLASHYAAPQVQQQQQPPPAPAAAAVAPSTQSPPAPPPPAPQPPPAPAQQQQQQANGNPTANAGPAPPIPEPDYSCSESDGEDENSILVARNTKLNEKIALFDVPETSGNSQASGSSSASGSGSGASISHSLSVEEIQRIRSNLKTSKSSPNGFLKKEDEQQQQQQSQQLLQPQQAAHGEDECDNSSSGVSSDQELVTTVGGNMSKPTDTIKKKPSVTIVEEPKTIPDTPVKPMSKTTISIGPATGNMKISSSNSPNSNSNVSTNVAHVAAAYEAATKATSGNLNKNASSNHNNNSNSNSNVNTTTTLTVKQLVQQQHAPVIQQQQQQLSSKPSATIVANNKLPATAVAVAVANASIQENVKPNQAVLTPQVLGRIPNVHHHQQQQQQQLLQQQQQQLHHQSNPNIKLIATQQQILQQQQQQLAHQQHLQQILKAKAAAAGGASTAALVAKQQQQLHKGHDSEMEQRSDLEDDDGELSPSPPAKAFQRHNSLTRKQAAAIAMQRGATRSSAVSLVQLPPPLEADSDGEPPQHPQQQQQQLATHIVGMLPSGQLVAVPSAAVAAAAAVPQPGNNNLQLCTENLVLAPPPQFCDCNDAKHAPQYHPQQQQQQQQQLLQQQQVQQQQQQQQQHMLLQQQQRHRQQLQLLQQQQQQQQQQQQQQHQRLSGGAGAGAVGTLGRVRIVGAMPKANHHRLH, encoded by the exons GTTGCTTTTTGGTTTAAG GAGCTAAAGGAGAGCTTCAACTATGGCCTCTTTGCGCCCCCCTCAAATGGCAAGGCTGGCAAATTCCTGGACGAAGAGCGACGACTGGGCGACTATCCTTTCAATGGACCCGTTGGATATCTGGAG CTCAAGTATAAGCGACGTGTCTACAAGATGCTCACTCTGGATGAGCGCCAGCTAAAAGCTTTGCACACACGCGCCAATTTGCGTCGCTTCCTGGAATGCATCAATGGTGGGCACGTGGAGAAGATAGCCAAAATGTGTGCTAAGGGCTTGGATCCGAATTTCCATTGCTCGGAGAGCGGCGAGACGCCATTGTCGGTGGCCACGGGCGCCAAGAAGCCCAACAAGCTGCTCATTGCTCTGGTCAATGGCGGTGCTCTGTTGGATTATCGCACCAAGGATGGAACCACGGCGTTGCATCGAGCCGTCGAACACGATTCCCTCGAGGCGGTCAG CACACTGCTTGAGCTGGGCGCCTCGCCTAATTATCGAGATGGGCGTGGCATAACGCCTCTGTATATATCGATAACACGCAAGTGCGAGGCAAAGATCACAGAGAGTCTATTGCACGATCATGCCACGCTGGGCATACAGGACACCCAAGGCTGGAACGAAGTGCATCAG GTCGCTGTCATCGCCGGTAACTTGGAACTCGCTGAAATCATTGAGAACTACAAATCCGAGGATATCG ATAAATCGCTGGGCGACACCAGCGACATCATTAGCGACTCCTCCGGCGTGGGCACGAACTCCGATTCGGCCGCCTGTTCTATTGGCCATCCCAGCACCACGGTGGTCTGCATGGAGCCGTATGCTGGCAACACAGTTGGCCACATACGCCTGCAACCGGGCGACGTCATCGAGGTGGTGGGGAGCACCGACTGCGGACTGCTCGAGGGCTATGTGAGGGGCACCAATCAATCCGGTTTCTTTCCGGCCGACTGTGTGCAGGAGGTGAATCTGCGCCAGAAGCACATCACCAACGTGATGACCGCCAGCACGGGAATGGCGCCACAGCAGGCACCgctgcagccacagcagcagcaatcctCCTACCAAGGGTCACCGCAGCTGAGTCTCGGCGGCCACTCGGGCAGCTCCAGCACACTGTTGCAGCAGCCCCATCAATCGCCGTCGCTCTCGATGGCCAGCAACGGTtccagccagcagcaacagcagcaaccgcagcagcagcaaccagagGGCAATGGCATTGGAGTCGGCAACAACTCCATTGGACAGTACAGCAGCGCCACAGCGCCGCGCATAAAGAAGGG CGCATACAATGCGCCACGCTCGGTGGTGTTGCATCGCGCCAAGCGCGGATTTGGTTTTATATTGCGTGGCGCCAAGGCCAGCTCGCAGCTGATGCAGCTGCGTCCATCAGAGCGCTTTCCGGCACTGCAATACTTGGACGATGTGGATCCCGGTGGCGTCGCTGACATGGCCGGACTGCGTCCGGGTGACTTTCTGCTCACCATCAACGGCGAGGACGTAAGTGCCGCTTCCCATGAGCAGGTGGTGGAGATGATACGCTCCGCTGGCGCGCTGGTCAACATGACGGTGGTCTCGCCTCAGTTCCCGCTGCAGATGCAGGCCACCGCCCAGTATCTGCCCAGTGGCGCTCGTGCCGGTAGCCAGCATCTGTCCAGTGGTCCCAGCACGCCGCAGAGTGCACATCGCCAGTGCGCCACGTTGCCGCGCAAGATGTCCATGGGACCGGGCAGCCATGCGGCTGGCGGCAGCAATGCCCCGGGCGCTGGAGGAAGTGTGCGCATGGCGCCGATGCCGCCGCGACGTGATCCCAAGACCACGCTGAGTGTGGGACGTGCCAGGGCCAAGTCAATGGTCGCTGGCCTCGAGAATGGGGGCGAGAAGGAGCAGGACGAAGTGCCGCACACCAAATCGAATTCGGTTGAGTCCATTGCCACACCCACGCCCACGCATCCGGGCACGCCCGTGCAGCTGCGCACGGCCAGCATCAAGGCGAGGCCGACATCGAGTCGCATCACGGCCGCCGAGCTGGAGGAACTATTCCAGCGTCAGCAGGGCGAAGGCAGCGCCAACTCGAATGCCAGTCGCTATGCTACCATGATGACCAGCTCGCGCTTCCAGTCGGGTACCGACAGCGGCGCAGCCACGCCCCCCGCGGCCAATGGTTCGCCCATGCGAACTGGACCGACCGTCTATGGCAGCGTGGCTGAGATGAAGCGCAAGACGGCGCGCACCAAACACGGCAGCGGCACGCTGCGTGGCAAGCCAGTGGCCACGCCCACCGTGGGCGGCGTAGCGGGCAGTGGCAGCGGACGCGACCTCAAGCGTTTCCATTCGACGCCCGACTTGCATGGTCCACAGCTGCACGGTTCAGCGTCATCTATctggcaggcagcaggcaaggGGCATCACTCGCAGGACGATGTGGCCACGTTGCATGCCTCGCTGCAGCGCCTGAATACCACAGGCGACAAGGACAAGGCTAATGCTGGAGCAGCTGTGTTGCCGCCACCAAATCatccaccgccgccgccgccagtTGGCCAGGTGGTCAAGGTGGAGACACGCAGCAGTGTCTCGGAGTACGAGAGCACAATTTCCTTGCAGCAGAAGTTGAAGAAGCGGGCAGAGAACGATGCTGTCACCTCGGCTGCTATTGACGGGGTGCAGAGCAGCTTCAATCCATCGGCTAATGCCAAGATCTATGCGTCGCCGCAGGAACTGCGTAACGTGATGGCCTGGAAGCTAAGGCAGGCGCAGGAGAAGCCACCGCAGGAGAACTCAGCTAgctcgcagcagcaacaacaacaattgcagcagcaacaacaaatgcaaatgcagcaacagcaacagcaagcgcagcaacaacatgttAGTCAATATGCAGCGCCCACACAGCTGCGACCTCAAGTTAGTGTCGCCCCTCTGGCGTCACACTATGCAGCGCCACaggtgcagcaacagcagcaaccaccaccagcaccagctgcagcagcagttgcgcCAAGCACGCAATCGCCACCAGCTCCGCCACCGCCGGCGCCGCAACCGCCGCCAGCaccagcacaacaacaacagcaacaggccaATGGCAATCCAACAGCAAATGCAGGTCCAGCGCCACCAATTCCCGAGCCAGATTATAGCTGCAGTGAATCGGATGGCGAGGATGAGAACTCAATTCTGGTGGCTCGCAACACAAAGCTCAACGAAAAGATAGCGCTCTTCGATGTGCCCGAGACAAGTGGCAACAGCCAAGCCAG TGGCAGCAGCTCTGCCTCTGGATCGGGATCAGGCGCCTCGATATCCCATTCACTGTCAGTGGAGGAAATTCAACGCATACGCAGCAATCTCAAGACCTCCAAGTCCTCACCGAATGGTTTTCTCAAAAAGGAAgacgagcagcaacagcaacagcagtcgcagcaactgctgcagccaCAGCAGGCAGCACATGGCGAGGACGAGtgcgacaacagcagctctGGCGTAAGCAGCGATCAGGAGTTGGTGACAACAGTTGGTGGCAACATGAGCAAACCCACGGATACCATCAAGAAGAAGCCAAGCGTGACCATTGTTGAGGAGCCCAAGACCATTCCCGATACGCCAGTGAAGCCAATGTCGAAGACAACCATCAGCATTGGCCCCGCCACTGGCAACATgaaaatcagcagcagcaacagccccaatagcaatagcaatgtCAGCACAAATGTGGCGCATGTTGCAGCTGCCTATGAGGCAGCCACAAAGGCAACCAGCGGCAATCTCAACAAAAATGccagcagcaatcacaacaacaacagtaacagcaacagcaacgttaACACAACAACCACGCTGACAGTTAAGCAATtggtgcagcagcaacatgctcCAGTcatacaacagcaacagcagcagctgagcagCAAGCCGTCAGCGACAATTGTTGCAAACAACAagctgccagcaacagcagtagcagtagcTGTAGCAAATGCGAGTATTCAGGAGAATGTCAAGCCTAATCAGGCAGTGCTTACTCCACAAGTGCTGGGACGCATACCGAAcgtgcatcatcatcagcaacaacagcagcagcaacttctgcagcagcagcaacagcagctgcatcaTCAATCGAATCCTAACATCAAGCTGATTGCCACCCAACAGCAGatactgcaacagcagcagcaacaactggcaCACCAGCAACACTTGCAGCAAATCCtaaaagccaaagcagccGCCGCCGGTGGCGCCAGTACTGCCGCCTTGGTAGctaagcagcaacagcagctgcacaaGGGACATGACTCCGAAATGGAGCAGCGTTCGGATCTGGAGGACGACGATGGAGAGCTGAGTCCCTCACCGCCCGCCAAGGCGTTCCAGCGCCACAATTCGCTGACGCGCAAACAGGCGGCAGCCATTGCTATGCAACGCGGTGCCACACGCAGCTCGGCTGTGTCCTTGGTGCAATTGCCGCCGCCATTGGAGGCGGACAGCGATGGTGAGCCGCCACAGcatccacagcagcagcagcagcagttggccACGCATATTGTGGGCATGCTGCCCAGCGGCCAGTTGGTGGCAGTGccatctgctgctgttgctgccgccgctgctgtgCCTCAGccgggcaacaacaatttgcagctGTGCACCGAAAACTTGGTGCTGGCACCGCCGCCGCAATTTTGTGATTGCAACGATGCCAAGCATGCGCCTCAGTATcatccacagcagcaacagcagcagcagcaacaactgttgcagcagcagcaagtgcagcaacaacagcagcagcagcagcaacatatgctactgcagcagcagcagcgtcaccggcagcaactgcaattgctgcaacagcaacaacagcagcaacagcagcaacaacaacagcagcatcagcggcTGTCTGGTGGCGCTGGCGCTGGCGCAGTAGGCACCTTGGGCCGTGTGCGCATTGTAGGCGCCATGCCCAAGGCCAATCATCACAGGTTGCACTAa